The following coding sequences are from one Enterococcus sp. 4G2_DIV0659 window:
- the prfA gene encoding peptide chain release factor 1 gives MYDQLQSIEDRYEELGELLSDPEVIGDTKRFMQLSKEEASTRETVEVYRRYKQVVDGIADTEELLGEKLDAEMAEMAKEELSELKKEKEVLEERIKILLLPKDPNDDKNIIMEIRGAAGGDEAALFAGDLFGMYQKYAESQGWKIDVMEASITGIGGYKEVIMMISGENVFSKLKYESGAHRVQRVPSTESQGRIHTSTATVVVLPEAEEVELDLADKDIRTDIYHASGAGGQHVNKTASAVRLTHIPTGIAVAMQDERSQIKNREKAMKILRARVYDQIQQEAQSEYDANRKSAVGTGDRSERIRTYNFPQNRVTDHRIGLTIQKLDQILAGKLDEIVDALVLYDQTSKLEEMQNG, from the coding sequence ATGTACGATCAGTTACAATCAATTGAAGATCGCTATGAAGAATTAGGTGAGCTATTAAGTGATCCAGAAGTTATTGGCGATACGAAACGATTTATGCAATTATCAAAAGAAGAAGCAAGCACAAGAGAAACAGTAGAAGTATACCGTCGCTACAAACAAGTTGTTGATGGAATCGCAGATACAGAAGAATTACTTGGTGAAAAACTAGATGCAGAAATGGCTGAAATGGCCAAAGAAGAACTTTCAGAGTTGAAGAAGGAAAAAGAAGTTTTAGAAGAACGCATTAAAATTTTACTGTTGCCGAAAGACCCAAATGATGATAAAAACATTATCATGGAAATCCGTGGTGCAGCAGGTGGGGACGAAGCAGCGTTATTTGCTGGGGATTTATTTGGAATGTACCAAAAATATGCGGAATCTCAAGGCTGGAAAATCGATGTCATGGAAGCCAGCATCACTGGTATCGGCGGCTATAAAGAAGTGATCATGATGATTTCTGGAGAAAATGTTTTCTCTAAACTAAAATATGAAAGTGGTGCGCACCGTGTACAACGTGTTCCATCTACGGAATCACAAGGACGTATCCATACTTCAACAGCCACTGTTGTCGTATTACCTGAAGCGGAAGAAGTAGAATTGGATCTTGCTGATAAAGATATTCGTACCGATATATATCATGCCAGTGGTGCGGGAGGTCAGCACGTCAATAAAACAGCTTCTGCTGTTCGTTTAACGCATATTCCAACAGGGATTGCCGTAGCGATGCAAGATGAACGCTCACAAATCAAGAACCGTGAAAAAGCGATGAAAATTTTACGCGCTCGAGTATACGACCAAATACAGCAAGAAGCACAAAGCGAATATGATGCAAATCGTAAATCTGCTGTAGGGACTGGAGACCGTTCAGAACGAATTCGTACGTATAACTTCCCGCAAAATCGTGTGACGGATCACCGTATTGGGTTAACAATCCAAAAACTAGATCAAATTTTAGCTGGGAAATTAGATGAAATCGTTGATGCTTTAGTTTTATACGATCAAACATCAAAATTAGAAGAGATGCAAAATGGGTAA
- the prmC gene encoding peptide chain release factor N(5)-glutamine methyltransferase: MGNRYFEVLERASSFLEKQGIEGHSILFVFLERKGWTKTDWLLHLKEKISAEDEQQINEDLKKLAENYPPQYLLGYSDFYEHRFLVNEHTLIPRPETEELVDRCLKENPNDSFTVVDVGTGTGAIAISLKSVRSNWQVTAVDISEEALQIARKNAQLLETEVHFIHGDGLKPLKEAKIDILISNPPYISKSEWALMDESVRTFEPKTALFAENDGLAIYQQLAHEAKDLLNPNGKIYLEIGFQQGNAVKQIFQEAFPEKQIEIAKDLSGNDRMVIVSSKEGEK, translated from the coding sequence ATGGGTAACCGTTATTTTGAAGTCCTTGAACGGGCTTCTTCTTTTTTAGAAAAACAAGGCATAGAAGGCCACAGTATTCTATTTGTTTTTTTAGAAAGAAAAGGCTGGACGAAAACAGATTGGCTTCTTCATTTAAAAGAGAAGATATCAGCAGAAGACGAGCAGCAAATCAACGAGGATTTAAAGAAGCTTGCTGAAAATTATCCGCCGCAGTATTTATTAGGCTATAGTGATTTTTATGAACATCGCTTTTTAGTCAACGAGCATACCTTGATACCTAGACCGGAAACAGAAGAGTTAGTGGATCGCTGTTTAAAAGAAAATCCTAATGACTCATTCACTGTTGTCGACGTGGGGACAGGAACAGGAGCAATAGCAATCAGCTTGAAATCAGTACGAAGCAATTGGCAAGTAACAGCAGTCGATATTTCTGAAGAAGCATTACAGATTGCTCGGAAAAATGCGCAACTTCTAGAAACAGAGGTACATTTTATTCATGGAGATGGTCTAAAACCATTGAAGGAAGCCAAAATCGACATCTTAATTTCAAATCCACCCTACATTAGTAAAAGTGAATGGGCGTTAATGGATGAAAGTGTCCGGACATTTGAGCCAAAAACAGCTTTATTTGCGGAAAATGATGGTCTAGCCATTTATCAGCAATTAGCGCATGAAGCAAAAGACTTACTGAATCCTAATGGGAAAATTTACTTAGAAATTGGGTTCCAGCAGGGAAACGCTGTGAAACAAATTTTTCAAGAAGCCTTTCCAGAAAAACAAATAGAAATTGCCAAAGACCTATCAGGAAATGATCGAATGGTGATTGTTTCATCAAAAGAAGGAGAGAAGTAA